Below is a genomic region from Microbacterium galbinum.
AACCAGATCGAGGCGATCGCCCCGGCCTTGCTCATCTCGGTCTCGCGCAGCGTCTCGGCCTGGCGGCTGAAGCGGCTCAGCGCATGCTTACCGCGCCCGAACGCCTTGAGCACACGGATGCCGTGCACGCTCTCCTCGACGCTCGTGGCGAGGTCGCCCGCCTGGTCCTGGCTCCGGCGGGTGAGGGCCCCGTAGCGCTTCTCGAAGAGGTAGCCGCGGATCCACAGCGGGATCGCGGTGACGATGAAGATCGTGCCCAGCAGCCAGTGCCACCGGAACAGGAGTGCCGCTCCGATGATGATCGTGAGGATGTTCACCACGAGCAGCACGAGACCGAAGGCGAGCCAGCGGCGGATGAGGCCGATGTCCTGCATCATGCGGCTCAGCAACTGGCCCGACTGCCAGCGGTCGTGGAACGCCACGGGCAGGGTCTGCAGGCGCGCGTAGAGATCGGTGCGCATGCGGTACTCGACCTCGGTCGAGGGCTTGAGCACGAACTGGCGGCGCAGGAACACCATCAGGGCTTCACCGAGGGCGAGGCCGAGAACGGCGACCGCGCCCCAGACGATCGCTCCGAGCTCGCCGGTCTGCACAGGGCCCTGGATGATCTGCTCGAGGACGATCGGGATCATCAGCGCGATGATCGCCGCGGCGAGCGCGCTGGCGGCACCGCCGGCGAGCCGCCAGATGACGGGACGGACGAAGGGCTTGAGACGCCACAGCGCTGCGGCGGTCGACAGGGAGGAGGAAGCGGGGGGATTCTGCGAGGAAGACATGTCTCTCAGACGGTTCGTGCGGAAGAGGTTGCGGAGCAGGCGGACGCCGAGCGGTCTCGGTGAGTGCAGCGGACTCGTCGAGTCCGGCGTCCGGCGGGGAAGAGGCGGGCGCGGAGCGCGGTGCGGCTCTAGTGGAACGTGCGCACCGGAGTCGTGCCGAGAGCTGCGATCTGCGTGACCAGGATCGTGGTCATGGTGTCCTCCTCAGGGCTCGGCGGTGTCGTCCGGTCGGTGCGACAGCCCTCCAGCCTATTGCTGTGAACAAGCTGTGCGCAAGAGGAATTCCTCCTTTCCTCTCGCGCGACCCGTCGGCCCCGGTCTCTCAGCGCGCGATCTCTTCGCGTGCGAGCAGGCGCTTCTTCACGTCGAGTCCCCAGGCGAAGCCGCCGAGGGTGCCGTCGGTACGCAGCACCCGGTGGCACGGCACGAACAGCGCCGGGGCGTTGCGCGCGCAGATCGATGCCGCGGCCCGCACGGCGCGCGGGTTGTCGAGCACGGCGGCGAAGGAGGTGTACGTGAGCGGAGCGCCCGGGGCGATCTCCCGCAGCGCGGCCCAGCCCGACAGCTGCAGCGAGGTGCCCGTCTGACGCACGGGCACGGCGTCGATCGCCGCGAGGTCGCCCGCATAATACGCCTGCACGGCCGACGCTGCTTCGGTCTCGCCCTCGCGCACCTCTGCCGGGCGCACCGCCGCCGCGAGCCTTCCGAGGATCGCCCCGCGGTCGGCCGTCCAACCGGACGCCAGCACGCGCTGCTCGTCGTCGGCGAGGATGGTGAACGCCCCGTCGGGAGTGTCGATGGTCTGGATGAGGGCGGTCATGGGGTCTCCTTCGTGATCGGTGTCTTCGTGATCGGTGTCTTCGTGATCGGTGTCGTCGTGATCGGTGTCGTCGTCGCGCGCTTCGCCGAGCGGACGGGGGCCGCGCGCCAGAGGTGCGCGGTGAGGTAGCTCCGCCACGGAGCCGTCCGCTCCGCCCACGCCGTCAGGGCACGCGGTTCGCCCGGGAGACCGGAGGCCGCGGCCCCGGCTCGCATCGCGACGTCACCCGGGAGCAGGATGTCGGGGTCTCCGAGCACCCGCATGCGCACGTAGTCGGCCGTCCACGGCCCGATGCCCGGCATCGCGAGGAGCGCGGCCCGCTGCTCGGCCCCATCGTCACCGACCGTGAGGGTGAGCGAGCCGTCCGCCAGCGCGGCAGCGGCACCGGTGATGGCACGGATGCGGGCGGCCGGCCCCCGCAGCACCTCGGAGCCGTGCTCGGCGATCGCGGTCATGGTCGGGAAGAGCACACCGTCGTCGGTGCGCTCTCCGAGGGCGTCGGCGAGCGCGGTCAGCGCCGTCCGGGCGGCGACGACCGTGATCTGCTGACCGACCATCGCGCGGATGAGCATCTCGTGGGGATCGGCCGCTCCCGGCACTCGGATCCCCGGGGTCGCGGCGACCAGCGGCGCGAGCTCGGGGTGCGCACCGAGCGCGTCGTCGACGGCCCGCGGGTCGGCATCCAGATCGAACAGGCGCCGCACCGTGCCCACCAGGGGCGCGAGATCACCCAGCTGCGTGACCCGGGCGCGCAGATGCAGTCGCTCGGCGGCATCCTGCCGCACCTCGAACCACGCCGGCCCTCCGCTCATGCGCAGGTGCCGTGCGAACGACGTCTCGGTGGCCGCCTCGACCCCGGGCAATGCGCGGGCCGCCATCCAGGCGAAGATGCCCGAGGCATCGAGTGGCCCGCGGAAGGGCAGCACGAGGTCGATCGTGCCGGGAGCTGCGGCCATCGGCATCCGTCGTCGCGCGCGCAGCTCGCTGGGCGTGAGGGCGAAGACCTCGCGGATCGTGTCGTTGCACTGCCGGATGCTGGCGAACCCCGCCGAGAACGCCACGTCGGAGACGGGCATGTCGGTGCCGACGAGCAACATGCGCGCCGTGTGCGCACGGTGCGCACGGGCGAGGGCCAGCGGCCCGGCACCGAGCTCGCTGACCAGCACCCGGTTCAGATGCCGGCTCGAGTACCCGAGCCGCGCGGCGAGGCCGGACACTCCCTCGCGTTCCACCACACCCGCGGAGATGAGTCGCATCGCACGGGCCGCGGCGTCACCGCGCAGATTCCAAGCCGGCGACCCGGGCGCCGCCTCGGGGAGACAGCGCTTGCATGCCCGGTAGCCCGCCTCGTGCGCCGCGGCGCTCGTCGGGTAGAACGTCACGTTCTCGGGCTTCGGCGTGCGCGCCGGGCAGCTCGGCCGGCAGTAGATGCCCGTCGATCGCACGGCCGTCACGAACTGCCCGTCGAAACGGGTGTCGCGTGCGTCGATCGCGCGGTACCGCTCGTCGAAGTCGGTCACGGGGAGGCTCATGACTCCATGCTGTCACGGGCCTCCGACATCGACTGGCGGAAATCGGACATCACGGTGAGAGGTCACGACACGTCGCATCCGCGCGGCGCGAGACGGCGTGTCGTGACTCCTCACGCGATCGCCGATCTCCGATCGCCGAGAGACCGGACGGACCGAGGCCCCCACCCGCGGTCTGCGGATGAGGGCCTCGAGGGAGCTGCGGATGCTCAGTGGAAGAAGTGGCGCTCTCCCGTGAAGAACATCGTGACGCCAGCCTTGCGGGCCGCATCCACGACCTCCTCGTCGCGCACCGAGCCACCCGGCTGCACGATCGCGGTCACACCGGCATCGATGAGCACCTGGGCGCCGTCGGCGAACGGGAAGAACGCGTCGGATGCCGCGACCGAACCGCCCGCGCGCTCGCCCGCGCGCTCGACCGCGAGGCGGCACGAGTCGACGCGGTTGACCTGGCCCATGCCGACGCCGACCGTGGCGTTGTCCTTCGCGAGCACGATCGCGTTCGACTTGACGGCGCGGCACGCCTTCCACGCGAAGATCAGGTTCTCCATCTCGAGGTCGCTCGGGCGCTCACCGGAGACGAGCTCCCAGTTCTTGGCGACCGAGACGATGTCGTCGGGGAACCGGTCGGCGTCCTGCAGCAGGAGTCCGCCCGAGACCAGGCGCACGTCCATG
It encodes:
- a CDS encoding methylated-DNA--[protein]-cysteine S-methyltransferase; this translates as MTALIQTIDTPDGAFTILADDEQRVLASGWTADRGAILGRLAAAVRPAEVREGETEAASAVQAYYAGDLAAIDAVPVRQTGTSLQLSGWAALREIAPGAPLTYTSFAAVLDNPRAVRAAASICARNAPALFVPCHRVLRTDGTLGGFAWGLDVKKRLLAREEIAR
- a CDS encoding DNA-3-methyladenine glycosylase 2 family protein; protein product: MSLPVTDFDERYRAIDARDTRFDGQFVTAVRSTGIYCRPSCPARTPKPENVTFYPTSAAAHEAGYRACKRCLPEAAPGSPAWNLRGDAAARAMRLISAGVVEREGVSGLAARLGYSSRHLNRVLVSELGAGPLALARAHRAHTARMLLVGTDMPVSDVAFSAGFASIRQCNDTIREVFALTPSELRARRRMPMAAAPGTIDLVLPFRGPLDASGIFAWMAARALPGVEAATETSFARHLRMSGGPAWFEVRQDAAERLHLRARVTQLGDLAPLVGTVRRLFDLDADPRAVDDALGAHPELAPLVAATPGIRVPGAADPHEMLIRAMVGQQITVVAARTALTALADALGERTDDGVLFPTMTAIAEHGSEVLRGPAARIRAITGAAAALADGSLTLTVGDDGAEQRAALLAMPGIGPWTADYVRMRVLGDPDILLPGDVAMRAGAAASGLPGEPRALTAWAERTAPWRSYLTAHLWRAAPVRSAKRATTTPITTTPITKTPITKTPITKETP